The Corynebacterium marinum DSM 44953 genome contains the following window.
GAAGGAGGAGATCTCGGAGGGGCGCGGGAGCTTGTCCTCCTTCTGCTCGGCGGCCTGGGCGGCCCCGAGCTCCTCCTCGATGATCTCGTTGCACAGCTCGATGCACTCGTCACAGATGTACACTCCGCCGCCGGCGATGAGCTTCTTGACCTGCTTCTGGCTCTTTCCGCAGAAAGAGCATTTCAACAGGTCGGCGCTTTCTTGCATGCGTGCCATGAAGTGGAAGTCTCGCTTCGTGTAGGGAACGTGTCTCTTCACTCTAGTAAAGAGGTCAAACTAGTGCGCCGTCGGCGACTGAGCTGGGCATATTCAAGGTATCGGCACCCCCCGACCCGCCCCATGCACATGCCCGCCGTCGACGGCCGGCACCGGGAGTGCTGGCCGACGACGGCGGGCAGGTTCCGGGGACACACCCCCGGTACGCGGGTAGGTGAGTCTAGGCCACGCCCTCGGCGACCTTGAACGGCGCGTCGGTGACGGCGCGGACCGATTCGACGGTCTCGCCCTCGGCGACCTGCAGCAGGGTCAGGCCCTCCTGCGCGTCGACGCCGAAGACCGCGTAGTTGGTGACGATCATGTCGACGCACTTCGCACCGGTCAGGGGCAGCACGCAGGCCGGCAGGACCTTGGAGCCGCCCTTCTTGGTGGTGTGGTCCATCATGACGATGATCTGCTGGGCGCCGTGGACGAGGTCCATCGCCCCGCCCATGCCCTTGACCATCTTGCCGGGGATCATCCAGTTGGCCAGGTCACCGAACTGGGAGACCTCCATGGCGCCGAGCACGGCGACGTCGATCGCGCGGGAGCGGATCATGGCGAAGGAGTCGGAGGAGGAGAAGTAGGAGCCGCCCTCGGTGATGGTGATGGTCTCCTTGCCGGCGTTGATGAGCTCAGGGTCGAGCTCCTCCTCGGTCGGGTACGGGCCGACGCCGAGGATGCCGTTCTCGGAGTGGAGGACCACCTCGAGGTCCTCGGGCAGGAAGCCCGGGATGAGGGTCGGCATGCCGATGCCCAGGTTGACGTACTGGCCGTTTTCCAGTTCCTCGGCCACGCGGGCGGCCATCTGTTCCTTGTTCCAGGTCATTACTTGGTCACCGTCCTGTTCTCGATACCGGTCTCCTGCGGGCCGACCTCGACCACGCGGTCGACGTAGATGCCCGGGAGGTCGACGTCCTCGGGGTCGATCACGTCGACGAGGTGCTCGACCTGCGCGATGGTGACCTTGCCGCTCATGGCGGCGTCCGGGTTGAAGTTCATGGCGGTCTTGTTGAAGACCAGGTTGCCGTAGCGGTCACCCTTGTGCGCGTGGACCAGGGCGTAGTCGGCGCGGATGGACTCCTCGAGCACGTAGAGCTTGCCGTCGAACTCGCGGGTCTCCTTGGGCTTGGAGACCACGGAAACGGTGCCGTCCTCGTTGTAGCGCTGGGGCAGGCCGCCCTCGGCGACCTGGGTGCCCACGCCTGCGGTGGTGTAGAAGGCGGGGATGCCGGCACCGCCGGCACGCATACGCTCGGCGAGGGTGCCCTGCGGGGTGAACTCGACGGTGAGTTCGCCGGACAGGTACTGGCGCGCGTACTCCTTGTTCGATCCCAGGTAGGAACCGATGGACTTGGCGATGCGCTTGTCCGCCAGCAGCAGGCCGAGGCCGAAGCCGTCGGTGCCGAGGTTGTTGGAGATGATCGTCAGGTCAGTCGCGCCCTGCTCACGGAGGGCGTCGATCAGACGGGCGGGGATACCGACCAGACCGAATCCACCGACGGCGATGGACGCACCGTCGTGGATGTCGGCAACGGCCGCATCAATTGTCGGGAGAGTCTTGTCAAGCATGTCCCAGACTGTACACTGGGGTTCACTCACTGCACAAGGGTTCACATTCCGAACCGGAAAGGAGTTGAACGTGGCCGCCCCCGAGACACCGAACGTCCAGTCCCTGGTACGCGGACTGTCGGTCATCCGCACCTTCAACGCCGACCGCCCCCGCCAGACCCTGGCCCAGGTCGCCGAGGCCACCGGCCTGGCCCGCGCGACCGCCCGCCGCTTCCTCCACACACTGGTCACCATAGGCTACGCGGGCACCGACGGCACCGAATTTTGGCTGACCCCCCGGGTCCTCGAACTCGGCTACAGCTACATGTCCGGCCTGGGCCTGCCCGCCATCGCGCAGCCCCGTCTGGAGGAACTCTCCCGCCGCATCGGCGAATCCAGCTCCCTGTCGGTGCTCGACGGCCCGGACATCGTCTACGTCAACCGCGTCCCGGTGCGGCGCATCATGACGGTGTCCATCACCATCGGCACCCGCTTCCCCGCCTACGCCACCTCGATGGGCCGCGTCATCCTCGCGGGCCTGCCCCAGGATGACCTCGACGCGTACCTCGCCGAGGTCGACTTCAAGGCCTACACCCCCTCGACGATCGTGGATCTCGAACAGCTGCGCGCCGAGATTGCCCGCGTCCGCGAGCAGGGCTTCGCCATCGTGGACCAGGAGCTCGAACCGGGTCTGCGGTCTCTGGCCGCCCCGGTCCACTCCCCCTCGGGCAAGGTGGTGGCAGCGGTGAACGTATCCACGCAGACCGTGGTCCACCACCTGGACGAACTGCACAACAGCTTCCTCCCGGCCTTGATCGACACCGCCGAGCTCATCTCCGCCGACCTCGCGGCCACCGAACTCTTCTGACGAAAGGATCTTCCTCATGACCAACCCCACCGACATCGTGATCTGCTCCCCCCTGCGCACCGCCGTCGGCGCCTACGGCGGGCAGTTCACCACCGTGCCCGTCCAGGACCTCGCCGCCACCGTCATCCGCGCCATCGTCGAGCGCACCGGCCTCTCCCCCGAGCAGGTCGACGACCTCATCCTCGGCCAGGCCTCCCCCAACGGCGCCGCCCCGGCCCTGGGCCGCGTCGTCGCCCTCGACGCCGGCCTGGGCGAGTCCGTCCCAGGCATGCAGCTCGACCGCCGCTGCGGCTCCGGCCTGCAGGCCGTGGTCACCGCCGCCGCCCACGTGGCCGCCGGCGCAGCCGACCTGATCATCGCCGGTGGCGCCGAGTCCATGTCGCGCACCGAGTACACCGTCGACGCCGACGTCCGCTGGGGCAAGAAGGGCGGCAACATGGTCTTCCGCGACCGCCTCGCCGAGGCCCGCGAGACCGCCGGCGGAAAGAACCACCCGATCCCCGGCGGCATGATCGAGACCGCCGAAAACCTCCGCGAGGAGTACTCCATCCCCCGCGAGGCCCAGGACGAGATGTCCGTGACCTCCCACGCCCGCGCCGTCGCCGCGCAGGAGAACGGCACCTTCGCCGAGGAGATCGTCCCCGTCGCCGTCCCGCAGCGCAAGGGCGACCCGCTGATGGTCGACACCGACGAGCACCCCCGCCCCGGTTCCACCATGGAGAAGCTGGCCAAGCTCCGCCCGATCATGGGCCGACAGGACGCCGACGCCACCGTCACCGCAGGCAACGCCTCCGGCCAGAACGACGGCGCCGCCGCCATGATCGTGACCACCCGCGCCAAGGCTGAGGAACTCGGCCTGACCCCCGTGGTCAAGCTGCGCGGCTGGGCCGTCGCCGGCGTGGCACCGGAGACCATGGGCATCGGCCCGGTCCCGGCCACCAGGAAGGTCCTCGACCGCCTCGGTCTGACCCTGGACGACATGGACCTCATCGAACTCAACGAGGCCTTCGCCGCTCAGGCCCTGTCCGTGCTCTCCGAGTGGGGCATCTCCGCCGAGGACCCGCGCCTCAACCCGCTGGGCTCCGGCATCTCCCTGGGCCACCCGGTCGGCGCCACCGGCGCCCGGATGCTCGTCACCGCCTCGCACCAGCTGCAGCGCACCGATGCCAAGACCGCCCTGATCACCATGTGCATCGGCGGCGGCCAGGGCCTGGCCGCCGTGATCGAGAAGGAGGGGAACTAACAGCATGATCCTCCACTCCGTCGAATACGGCTCCGACAACCCCGGCGACCCGGTCGTCCTCCTCGGCTCCATCGCCTCCACCACCGACATGTGGCTCCCCCAGCTGGACGCCCTGTCCGCCACCCGCCGCGTGATCGCACTCGACCACCCCGGCCACGGCGGTTCCCCGGACCCCGACGCCCAGCCCGGTGAGACCTCCATGTCCGACCTGGCCGACAACATCCTGGCCACCCTCGACGAGCTCGGCGTGGAGCAGTTCGCCGTCGTCGGGCTGTCCCTGGGCGGCGCGCTGGCGCAGTACCTGACCGCCACCTCCGGGCGCGTCACCCGCGCCGCCTTCCTGTGCACCGCCGCGTACTTCGGCGGCACGCAGAAGTGGCACCCGCGCTCGGAACTGACCCGCGCGCAGGGTCTCGAGCCGATGGCCGACGGTGTCATCGGCCTGTGGTTCACCGAACAGTTCCGCGACACGCGCCCGGCCACCACCGCGTTCTACCGCCGCATGGTCACCTCGACCCGCGGTGTGGGCTACGCCGCCTGCTCCGACGCCCTCGCCCACTGGGACTTCTCCGGGCAGCTCAAGGAGATCACCGTACCGGTGCTCACCATCGCCGGCGCCGAGGACGAGTCCACTCCCCCAGCTACCGTGCAGGCCATCGCCGAGGGCGTCAGCGGTCTGGTCACCTCCGTTGTGGTGTCCCCTGGTGCGCACGTGCCCACCGTCGAGGTACCCGAGCAGGTCAACCAGGCTCTGGTGGAGTTCTTCGCCTAGCCGCTCGCTTTTCGACGCCGCCGTTTCCCCCTCACTGGAGGGGGACGGCGGCATCTGTCGTTGCCGTACACCGGTGGAAAGCATTCACTCCGACAGGCTCAGAATCACAAAGGTTCCTCCCCAACTTGTCCTATTCAGTTCCCACTGGGATGAGATATAATTATATTTTTATACCTCAACCGGATAGGAATTATTTCGTGAACGATTCTCGCTTGCTCGTATGGAAGTTTATCCCGCTTATTCTTCAGATAAGCGAAGATAGAAAGCTCCACAGGCACAAGGATCTACTCAGCTCTCTCCTCAATACAGCGGAACGAGACTTCCCCGATGCCGTCGCGCATATCTCCAACAGTGGTTCAAACAGGGCCCGGGACGCTGGCACCTGGGCCATCCAGTACGCGTATGATTTCGGTCTCCTTGAGCGGCCATCAACAGGCATGTACCGCTTGTCAGAGGCAGGCTGCAGCTACATTGAAAAACACCCCTATCCGCCTTCGCAGGAAGATACCGACAACCTCATTTCCTGGGGGCGAACGCAAAGAAAAAAGAGGAGGAGTTCAGCTCTTTCTTCCAGACAAGTGTGGGTGGTCCGCGCAGGGAAGGACGGCGAAAGAGAGGAATTCTCACGCAACAATGGCTTGATTGCCCCGGGCATGGATAATGTCCCCGACCTCACCGATCTGCACGACCCTAAATCAATTCTTGAAGGTGTCGTTCGACAGAACCCCGAGTACAAGAAAGCCACGGCGCAGAATTTTGCCTCGCAAGCTAACGCGCTCCGCAACCGCATCAAACTCGGCGACCATATTCTCCTCCCTCTTAAGACAGACCGAGAACTGATCCTCGTGGGAACCCGCTCCGGCGACTACTTCTTCCGTGAGGACGAGCCCGACTCGGAGAAGCGTCATAGACTCCCCGTGACCTGGGACGGCGTTATCGCCCGTAAGGACCTTCTCCCCGATCTGCTTGCGTCCATTAACGGGTCACAGACCATTTTCGAGGTCAAACGAAACAGCGCTTTAGAACGTCTGGAGTCGGTTCTGGACGGTGAGCTCGACCCCGGTGATCCCGACGAATCCACCGCCGTTGATTACGCCGAGCTGTATGCCCCGGCAAGCCAGGACTGGGTCAATTTTCACGCACAACTGGCTAATGCCCTCCGTCCTTACGCTTCTGATCGACAGGCTCTGCTCACCAAGCTTCATGAGGTCGCAGAAAAGTCCGAGCGCCCCCAGCTATTCAGGTATCTCTTCCAGTGGAAGGACCAGGGTACGGACGTCCGCGGGACGGATATTGATCCCTTCACCATTTTCGGGGCCATGAACCGCGGGATCACCTTCGACGCCCGTATCGCGGCCCGGCGCGGATTTAAGGAGGTCTTTGACCTTGAAGCACCTGTGCCGGAGGATTTTGCAGGCATCCCGGTCCTCAACAACATGCGGTCCCGTTTCGAAAGTGCCGGCGATTCGCCGGAGTCGGGATTCTATGACCGAATGTGGAACCTGTTTGTTGCAGCGCTCAACTATTCGCACGCGCCGGAAACCAACCGGGATGTGTTCATCGAGGCGTTCGACGCAGCGACTCAATCACGCAGACCCTGGATGTTCACGATGGGCCTCTACTGGGTTCGGCCGGAGACCTTTCTCAACCTTGACAGCGTGAACCGACGCTTCCTCACGTCTGACGAAGTGATTCTCCCAGAAGGCGTCTCTCCCTCCACTCCACCCGATGGTCAGACGTATCTCCAGCTCAACGATGCTGTACAAGAATGGCTCGAAGATTCGGCACTTGAGCCCCCAACACTTCCTACCCTGTCCATGGCTGCGTTCCGCTACGCCAATATGGAGGAAAGCACGGAGCCAGCGGAACCGTCCCCTGATCCATCACCGGACCCGGCCAACGACACTCCCATCAAGGAGCCTGCCGCTGAGAAAAAATACTCGACGGCGTCCATTGTCGAGGATGGTTCCTTCTATTCGAAGCCAGTCCTCGATGAGATGCTATCCAGTCTGCGGGACAAAAAGAATCTGATCCTGCAGGGTCCTCCTGGAACAGGCAAGTCCTGGCTCTCGAGGCGTCTCGCCAAAGCCTTGACAGGTGACGAGAGCACCATCATGTCCATGCAATTCCATCCCTCCACGTCATACGAGGACTTCATCCAGGGTTGGCGCCCCGCAGGGCAGAACTCACTGGAGCTCACCAACGGGCCGTTCCTTGAGGCGATCGAAGCTGCCGCAAGCCAGGATGACTCGAAGTACGTCATCATCATCGACGAAATCAACCGAGGCAATCCGGCCCAAGTGTTCGGAGAGATGCTGACGCTCTTGGAGGCAGACAAACGAAGTCCCGAAAACGCTATGTCGCTGCTTTACTCGACCAATCCAGCGGACACGGTATTCATCCCCGACAACCTGTTTGTGATCGGAACGATGAACCTGTCTGACCGTTCCTTGGCGATGGTGGACATGGCATTCCGACGTCGATTCGCCTTCTACAACCTGGAACCTCAGCTCAATGATGCGTGGTTGGAACACTGCACCACCCTGGGACGTGATCGCGACACCATGTTGGAGATCCGCCGGAGAATTGAATCGGTCAATGAGATGATCGCTGGCTACGCAACCCTTGGCGACCAGTTTGTAGTAGGCCACAGTTACGTGACCCCCGTGAAAAATCTCAAGGATCCCTCGCCACAGGCAACCTGGGACTGGTTCAGGAAGATCGTGCGGACTGAGCTGATTCCGTTGCTCCAAGAGTACTGGCTTGACGATCAGATAGCCCTCGAGCAAGCTACCTCGGTACTCACAGCGGCGAACCCTCTTGCCGAAACCGATCCAGAAGAACTCACGGACCAACCATGACAACTGTCCCCGGCCCCAGTTCGTTTGTTCCGATCCGGAACATCTGGCTGCTGCAGGTGTACGCCTCGAAGCTGTATCAAGACGGACTCATCCGAAATACCGAGATTGAGGATCCTGGTGTAGATCTCCCCCACCTTGCGACAGCCTTACTCTGCGACGCTGTCCAACGATCCCTGAGAAAAGGGTTGGCCCGTGACTTCGTGGACGCTTCGGATGATATATCGAGAGTACGAGGGAGGATCGACCTCCTGTCCACGAAACGGCGGAGCCTTCTTCAGAAAGGGAGGGTGGCGTGTACCTTCAACGAATTGAGCGTTGATACTCCTGAGAATCGGCTCCTGCGCCATGCCCTCGACAGCGCGACCCGGCTCGTAGAACGAGCCCACCACACCGCTACTACGACTGAACAATCGTCTCTCATCCAAAGGTGCCGTCACCTCTCGAGAACGCTGGTGGATATCGGTGTCCATCCACGAGACATCCCCGCAGTGATTCCTCCTGCGGTTGGCCGTCGAACGCTTGCCCACCATGCCGCAGCGTTAGCTGCCGCGCGCCTCGTCCTGGACATGGCTCTTCCTGACGACTCTGCTCCCGGAACCCACCACCTACAAAGGCCCGTCTACTCCGAGGAATCCCTCCGGAAATTGTTTGAGAAAGCTCTCGTGGGCATCTTTCGACACCACCTGCACCCGGAAGGATGGACGATCAAAGGGGCTGAGAGGCTCTACTGGAATGCCACAGGACAGACGGAGCTTCTTCCCTCCATGAAGACGGATATTTCCATGTACACGCCCGAAGGGAACAAGATCATCGCCGATGCGAAGTTCACGGGCATTACCTCCCTTCACAACAAAAAAGAAATCCTCAAGTCAGAGAATCTTTATCAGTTGCATGCTTACCTGACGCAGTCCCCAACTGTGCCTGGAAAACCTCCGACAGCAGGCGTCCTGATCTATGCGTCCATGGGCGCCGACCTACACGCCACCATGCTAATCGGTGGCCACCCGTTCCGATGTGCAACGGTGGATCTCACTGCCGACGGACCAACGATCCGCAAACAAGCCATTGCAGCCGTAACGCAGCTTTAGACAAGCATATGATCCTCGCAGGTTCTTACCCCTCGAGTGCTGTGGGATCGAGCAGCTCCCGGACCTGCTCGAACTTAATACCGACGACGCGACCGGTGGAGTCAACATCAACAATAACCTCGCCGGACATGCCTTAGAGAGCCAGTCCGCCGACAACGCAGAGACTGGGCTGAATTGAGGAGCAGGAGAGAGGCAGGCATTGTCTGCCGTGAGGTCAATGGAAAGGTCCCTGACCCCACGGCAGCGTCGACCAGCACTTAAAACGGGAACTGTGCCTCGCCCGGTGCCACGCCGACCCAGTGGTCGGTGGTGAACTCCTCGATGGCCCACTCGCCGTTGAAGCGGCCGAGGCCGGAGTTCTTCTCGCCGCCGAACATGACGTGCGCCTCGTCGTTGACGGTGATGTCGTTGACGTGGGTCATGCCTGCCTCCACGCCGCGGGCGAAACGCATGCCGCGGGCCAGGTCGCGGGTGTACACCGCGGAAGCCAGGCCGAACTCGGTGTCGTTGGCCAGCTCGAGGGCGTGCGCCTCGTCCTCGGCCTTGACGATGCCGACCACGGGACCGAAGATCTCCTCGCGGAAGATCTCCATGTCGGGGGTGACGTCGGCGAAGACGTGCGGGGCGATGACGCGGCCCTCGATGGGGCCGGCGACGACCTCGCGGGCACCCTCGGCGCGGGCCTGCTCGATCTTGGCGGTGACGGACTTGACCTGGCTGTCGTTGACCAGGGGGCCGACGACGGTGGCGTCGTCGAGCTGGTCGCCGTAGGCCAGGGTCTTGACCCGCTCGGCGTAGGCGGCGACGAACTCGTCGTAGACCGGCGCCTGGACGATGATGCGGTTGACGGACATGCAGATCTGGCCCTGGTGGAGGAACTTGCCCAGGGTGGCACCGCCGACGGCCTGCTCCATGTCGGCGTCGTCGAGGACGACGAGCGGGGCGTTGCCGCCGAGCTCGAGCGAGACCTTCTTCATGTGCTCGCCGCCGACCGCGGCACGGCCCACGCCCTTGCCCACCGGGGTGGAGCCGGTGAAGGAGATCAGGCGCGGGATCCGGTGCTCGACGAAGTGGTCGCCGATCTCCGAGCCGGCGCCGACGACGACGTTCAGCACGCCCTCGGGCAGCCCGGCCGCCTCGAAGATGGTGGCCAGCAGCAGTCCACCGGTGAGCGGGGTGTCGGACGCCGGCTTGAGTACCACGGCGTTGCCGCAGCCCAGGGCCGGTGCGACCGAGCGCATCGACAGGGTGAAGGGGAAGTTCCACGGGCTGATCACACCGACGACGCCGAGCGGCTCGCGGAAGACGTAGTTGGTCTTGCCAGGAGTGTTCGACGGCAGGATCTGGCCGGTGATGCGGGTGGGGAAGGTCGCGGCCTCGCGCAGGGAGCCAATCGCCAGGCCAGTCTCGATGTTGGCCTTGATGGCGGTGGAGCCGGACTCCGCGCGGATCAGCGCGACCACGGCCGCGCGGTTCTCCTCGATCCAGTCGGCGGCCTTGTTGAGGATCTGCGCGCGCTTCTTCGGTGCCAGCGCGGCCCACCCGACCTGGGCTGCCTGGGCGGTCTCGTAGGCGGCGTCGACGTCCTCGCGGGAGGCCTGGCGGATGGTGGCGATCGTCTCGTCGTTGAAGGGGTTGGTGTCGGTGGCGGTGCGCTCGGAGGTGCCCTCGCGCCAGCCACCGATGTAGAGCTGCTCGGTCACGAGCGAGGAGTACGGGGCGGTGGTGACGGTCATGATGTCTGTCTTCTTTCTGTTCGGGAAAACGGTTACTGGTCGGCGTCGGCGATGCGCAGGACGGCCTTGACGGTGCCGCCCTCATGGGCGTCCGCGATGGCCCGGTCGATCTCGTCGAAGCCGTAGGTGGTGATCAGGCGGTCGAAGGGGAAGCGGCCCTGCTTGTACAGCGCGATAAGCGCCGGGATGAGCTGCTGGCTCGTCGAACCGCCACCGAGGGTACCCACCACCTTCTTACCCCAGAGGGCGCGCAGGTGGTCCAGGGAGAAACGGGCTTCAGCGGGGGCGCCGCCGACGAGGATGAAGGTGCCCAGTAGGCCGACGGCGTCGGCGGCCTGCTCGATGACCCTGATGCTGCCCGTGCAGTCGAGGACGTAGTCGGCCGGGCCGCCGCAGATTTCGTTGACCGCCCCGACGATGTCACGCTCGCCGGTGTTGACGGTGTGCGTCGCACCGAACTCCCGGGCCAGCTCGAGGCGGGAATCCTGCAGGTCCATCGCGATGATCGTCGCCGCGGGGGTGTTTCGGGCTGCCATGACAGCGCCGAGCCCGACCGCGCCGGCGCCGATGATCACGATCGACTCACCCGGCTCCGGCTGGGCGGTGTTGAACACCGCTCCCGCACCGGTGGTGATGCCGCAGGCCAGCGGACCCAGCAGTTCCAGGTCGACATCCTTGTCCACCTTGACCACCGCGTTCTCCCGGGTCAGGGAGTAGGTGGCGAAGGAGGACTGACCGAAGAAGTGCCCGGACAGCGGCGTTCCGTCGGCTCGGGTGTAGGCGGAGGAACCGGCGTCGGGACCGTGCAGACGAACGCCCGCCAGCAGCTCCGCGCCGATGTTCAGGCAGTAGCGGTGCTCGCCGCGCACACAGTTGCGGCACTCACCGCACCAGGGCCAGCCCATGATGACGTGGTCGCCCGGAGCCACCGAGGTCACGCCCTCGCCGACGGACTCCACCACGCCGGAACCTTCATGGCCGAGAACGCCCGGCAGCGGCAGCGGCATGTCCCCGCCCTGGGTGTTCAGGTCCGTGTGGCATACGCCGGTGGCCACCACGCGGACGAGCACCTCCCCGGGGCCGGGTTCATCCAGGGTGAGTTCTTCGCGGGTGAAGGGTCGGTTGATCCCCTCCACGACATAGGCATCTATCTTCATGTCGACGATTCCTCTCTACATTTTCCCGCCGCTGTCCTGCGACGGCGGCCTTCGGGGCGGGTCTCCGGTTTCGTTGGCTGGCCCACCCCACAAATCTTGCCAGACGTGACATGGAACACTTCAGGACTGCAGCGCACGATGCTGCGGACTGCAGCGCAGGCGCTCAACATCCGCGGTCGCGGAACCTGCTCGGCGCGCACCCGAAACGCCGGCGGAAGCTGCGGGCGAAATAGGAGGGGTCCGCGAACCCGGCGCGGCGCACCACCTCCGCCACGGGCAGGCCGGGGTGACGCATCAGCAGCTCCCCCGCGAGCGCCAGCCGGCGCCCGCGGACCACCTCCCCCACCGTGGTGCCGACCTCGGCGAAAAGGCTGTGGAGGGTGCGCGTGGACATGAAGTGCTCCGCGGCGATCCTCCCGGGCGAGAGATCCTCGGCGAGAAGGTTCCGGCCGATCCACTGCTCGACGGCGTCGCGTTGCCGGGCGCGCCGGTCCTCCGCTTCCGGCGGTGCGGTCCCCAGGGCGGCGCCGAAGAGCATGGTGAGCATGTCCACCGTGGCCCGGGCGATCTGGTGGCCGTGGCCGCACCCGACCTCGTCGATGCCGTCTGCCAACCCCCGGAGGTAGGGCAGTGCCACCCGCCCCGGCGTCCCGTTACGACGAGATCGTGGACATGGTGGCCGGCACCATCGCCGCCGCGCCCCAGGGCGACCCCCTGGATCCGGCTACCGTGTTCGACCCCGTGGCCACCGCCGCCCAGTTCGATTCGGTGTCGGGTTTCCTCGACTCCGCACGCGTGGAAGGCGCCCGCGCCGTCACCGGCGGCCGGCCGGCGGTGCTGGGCGGAGACCTGGCGGACGGGGTGTTCATCGCACCGACGATGCTCGCGGACGTCACCCCCGATATGACGGTGGCCAGGGAGGAGATCTTCGGCCCCGTGATCACGGTCCTGCGTTACGACGACTCCGACGGCACCGCCGACGAAGCCGTCGAGCTGGCCAACAACACCGCATTCGGTCTCGGCGGTCTGGTGTTCGGAGCCGACGAGAAGGCGGCGCTGGCGGTGGCCCGCCGGGTGGACTCCGGATCCGTGGGCATCACCTTCTTCGGGTCCAACCACGCCGCCCCCTTCGGCGGCCGCCACGACTCAGGCATGGGCGTGGAATACGGCATCGAAGGCTTGAGCGCCTACCTGTCCTACAAGTCGATCCACCGGCGCATTTCCTGACCCGGCGCTGGTGGTAGCGTCATCCGCACCATGAGCACGCTTTATCTGCGCCACATCCACCGGCGGCTGCTGGACCGGGCCTCGATCCGCTCGGCCGCGGCCGGCGGGCAGATCCTGCTGGTCGACGGCCCCACGGGATCGAACCGCACGGGCGTGCTCGACGCGCTCGCCTCGCAGCTCGCGGACCACGCCCAGACGCGTATCACGCTCTTCCCCTGGCACGCCGGACAGAGCGAGTACCTCCGGGGGCTGCTGCCCACCCGGTTGGACGAGCACGTCCTGCTCATCGACGACCTCCACCACGCCGACGAGTCCTCGCTGCGGTACCTGGTCTCCCGGGTGCGGCGGCCC
Protein-coding sequences here:
- a CDS encoding aldehyde dehydrogenase family protein; this translates as MTVTTAPYSSLVTEQLYIGGWREGTSERTATDTNPFNDETIATIRQASREDVDAAYETAQAAQVGWAALAPKKRAQILNKAADWIEENRAAVVALIRAESGSTAIKANIETGLAIGSLREAATFPTRITGQILPSNTPGKTNYVFREPLGVVGVISPWNFPFTLSMRSVAPALGCGNAVVLKPASDTPLTGGLLLATIFEAAGLPEGVLNVVVGAGSEIGDHFVEHRIPRLISFTGSTPVGKGVGRAAVGGEHMKKVSLELGGNAPLVVLDDADMEQAVGGATLGKFLHQGQICMSVNRIIVQAPVYDEFVAAYAERVKTLAYGDQLDDATVVGPLVNDSQVKSVTAKIEQARAEGAREVVAGPIEGRVIAPHVFADVTPDMEIFREEIFGPVVGIVKAEDEAHALELANDTEFGLASAVYTRDLARGMRFARGVEAGMTHVNDITVNDEAHVMFGGEKNSGLGRFNGEWAIEEFTTDHWVGVAPGEAQFPF
- a CDS encoding NAD(P)-dependent alcohol dehydrogenase → MKIDAYVVEGINRPFTREELTLDEPGPGEVLVRVVATGVCHTDLNTQGGDMPLPLPGVLGHEGSGVVESVGEGVTSVAPGDHVIMGWPWCGECRNCVRGEHRYCLNIGAELLAGVRLHGPDAGSSAYTRADGTPLSGHFFGQSSFATYSLTRENAVVKVDKDVDLELLGPLACGITTGAGAVFNTAQPEPGESIVIIGAGAVGLGAVMAARNTPAATIIAMDLQDSRLELAREFGATHTVNTGERDIVGAVNEICGGPADYVLDCTGSIRVIEQAADAVGLLGTFILVGGAPAEARFSLDHLRALWGKKVVGTLGGGSTSQQLIPALIALYKQGRFPFDRLITTYGFDEIDRAIADAHEGGTVKAVLRIADADQ
- a CDS encoding helix-turn-helix transcriptional regulator, whose product is MALPYLRGLADGIDEVGCGHGHQIARATVDMLTMLFGAALGTAPPEAEDRRARQRDAVEQWIGRNLLAEDLSPGRIAAEHFMSTRTLHSLFAEVGTTVGEVVRGRRLALAGELLMRHPGLPVAEVVRRAGFADPSYFARSFRRRFGCAPSRFRDRGC
- a CDS encoding 5-methylcytosine restriction system specificity protein McrC translates to MTTVPGPSSFVPIRNIWLLQVYASKLYQDGLIRNTEIEDPGVDLPHLATALLCDAVQRSLRKGLARDFVDASDDISRVRGRIDLLSTKRRSLLQKGRVACTFNELSVDTPENRLLRHALDSATRLVERAHHTATTTEQSSLIQRCRHLSRTLVDIGVHPRDIPAVIPPAVGRRTLAHHAAALAAARLVLDMALPDDSAPGTHHLQRPVYSEESLRKLFEKALVGIFRHHLHPEGWTIKGAERLYWNATGQTELLPSMKTDISMYTPEGNKIIADAKFTGITSLHNKKEILKSENLYQLHAYLTQSPTVPGKPPTAGVLIYASMGADLHATMLIGGHPFRCATVDLTADGPTIRKQAIAAVTQL